The DNA segment agggagggaggaaagaaggaaggagagaaggaagaaaggagagggagggaaagaaggaagggaaagatggaaggaaggaaaggatgaaggaaagaagggaagaaggaaggaaggagggagggaaagaagaaacaggaaggaaaggaggagggataaATAAAGGGAGGATACTGCATCTAGAGTAAGACTAGCTGGGCTTGAGTCCTTACTAACACTAGCTAtatttatgaccttgggcaagtcattgctcTGCCCctcaatttcctttgtaatctgcaTCGCCTGTCCCATGGGGATGTTGTCCTCAAGGTGctttgtaaagggctttataaaCATGAGCGCGGGTTATCTAGTTCCTCTCCATTATGGGCTTCCGTGGGTTGAAGTCTGACTCTACAGCCCTGTTTTTAATGGGGAAAGTGTTTTCCAAACAGTGGAATGAATACAGGAACCTTCAGACCGTAGCCTACTTGGGGGAGTTCCTCCTGCTGTGTCCCCTTTATTTCTCTCCAGGAGCCCAGGAGGGTCTCCCACTCTCTCCCAGAACGAGCCATCCCCTCACCGATATAATCGAAGCGGCCGGGGGCCAGACATTCGGGGAAGTGGGAAGCGAAGAGGAAACCGGTGAGCAGGGCACAGAGCAGGTGGTAGCTGTGGTTGACGCTCAGAGCTTCCTGCCCACAGCTGAAGCTCCCTCGGGAACACAGCAGGAGCTGGAGGGAGACCCGGGGACTTGGGTTAATGACCTCATGCTTAGGCTCCTGGGTTCCGGGCCCCGGGGCTGGGTTCGGGGTGCCTGGGTCCTGGGTctagagctgggggggggggtctgggtCAAGGCCAGGACTGGGAATTGGGAgccaaagggaggaagaagggatgcCTCGGTGACCCAGAACTGGAGccgggtgggggtgggaaagggcCGGGTTCTGGACCTCTGGGGCGAGGAGCTGAGGCCGAGCTCGCTGCCAGGGGTTGGGTCTAGGGCTGGGTCCCCCACCTTTACCCGATAAAAAAGTGGGAGGTTGTCGAAGAAGAAAGGGTAAGCGAAGGCCACTGTGCGTAAGACCTTGCTGAGCCGCGGGTTCTCCAGTTCTAGAAACCTGAAGGGGGGAAGGTCACAGAGTCTCATCCTGGGAGTCCCCCCCAGAGGGGAGCCTGTAACCCTGTTCTCTGGGCGAGGCGGAGGGCCCGGGGCGCTGCGGGGAGGGAAGCCACCTCCGAGGCGGCAGGTACCTCGAGTAACACGAAAGGCAGGTGCAGAGAAAAGAGTTGACGGCGGCTGCGGGCACGAACAGCTGATGCAGGTGGCTGTTGAGCCAGGAGGAAGGCATGGCATAGGCTCCATAGGTGAGGGCACAGGCTGGGGGAACACAGGGGTGGACAATGGCCTGTCATTCTTGTTCCCTGCCTTCCCTGGGgctcccggggggggggggcttcaGGAAAAAAAGCTCCTGGCAGCGGAGggaggaaaacctgggttctttggcttaaaaaaaaaaaaaggtgggtcTAGAGAGCGGCCTCGGGACATTCTAGGGAGCCTGCGATGAGGCAGGAGGGGGCGTCGGGGCCGTCCCTGCCAGGGCCCTGGGCTCACCCAGGCTGTACAGGCTGAGGCTGCCGTAGTCCAAGAAGTAGCAGATGTGGCGGGCGCGCGGTGACATGGAGCTGAAGGTATGGGCACAGCAGGACGTGAATGGGTACAGGCAGATGAGCAGCAGAAAGACGAGCAGCGGCCAGTGGTACGGCTCTGACCAGAAGCCGG comes from the Gracilinanus agilis isolate LMUSP501 unplaced genomic scaffold, AgileGrace unplaced_scaffold42491, whole genome shotgun sequence genome and includes:
- the LOC123255287 gene encoding membrane progestin receptor delta-like, with amino-acid sequence MTNETVNIWTHFLPTWYFLWRFLALAEGPGFWSEPYHWPLLVFLLLICLYPFTSCCAHTFSSMSPRARHICYFLDYGSLSLYSLACALTYGAYAMPSSWLNSHLHQLFVPAAAVNSFLCTCLSCYSRFLELENPRLSKVLRTVAFAYPFFFDNLPLFYRLLLCSRGSFSCGQEALSVNHSYHLLCALLTGFLFASHFPECLAPGRFDYIGEGMARSGREWETLLGSWREIKGTQQEELPQ